In one window of Methanocorpusculum sp. DNA:
- a CDS encoding PINc/VapC family ATPase produces the protein MILVPDTSVVIDGRVTALIEKGEYRDATIIIPEAVFAELEAQANQGREIGFSGLAELQRLCVLAKQGRITLQYVGERPRLEQVKLAAGGEIDAMIRAVAIEHGATFLTSDYVQAEVARAKGLDVVYLKSETIDNFAPLQIDEFFDENTFAVYLKERVAPCARKGTIKESRLVQIREAPATEYELRAIAQECLERAKRHPDGFVEVEMPGVTVSQIGSMRITTTRPPFSDGIEVTVVRPTREVSFESYNFAAALKDRLKEGSGGMLIVGTPGSGKSTLEQNIAIYLGGQNFIVKTIESPRDLMVPDSITQYTALDGSIAATGEVLTLLRPDYVIFDEMRRSEELSVFADLRLSGIKVIGGLHAKSALDAMIRLASLVDLNLIPQIVATMVFVKTGDISEIYNVSTGFGVPKALEQIGDPQIRPIVRLTNIITQETAAEAFRYEGEVMVTPAAGLPKVSPVVVPKTIPAPVPAPSPAPKAQAPVVPEPPTVQEERSAPPVHSMPTYEVTDDNPAWIVLEKEIQNEIRRFTEGDIVVRMITDTKAAVYIEDADVPAAIGKAGKNIAAVVSKVGVGIDVRPLSDLPGREVLFNDVPAPITGYAGFKIKSEKKQLSIICPDYAGKIVDLFSGKEYLFTATVDDYGEIHLARNSSIAMEMIRRYGAEEELKIRPVD, from the coding sequence ATGATACTCGTACCTGATACCAGCGTCGTCATCGACGGCCGCGTTACCGCCCTGATCGAGAAAGGGGAATACCGTGACGCAACGATAATAATACCTGAAGCTGTCTTTGCCGAACTCGAGGCACAGGCGAACCAGGGCAGAGAAATAGGTTTTTCCGGCCTCGCTGAGCTGCAGAGACTTTGTGTTCTTGCGAAACAGGGCAGGATCACTCTACAATATGTTGGCGAAAGACCCAGACTGGAACAGGTCAAATTAGCTGCCGGCGGCGAGATTGATGCCATGATCCGGGCAGTTGCCATCGAACACGGAGCAACGTTCCTTACGAGTGATTACGTTCAGGCGGAAGTTGCCAGAGCAAAAGGACTCGACGTTGTCTATTTGAAATCCGAAACGATCGACAATTTTGCACCGCTTCAGATCGATGAGTTCTTTGATGAAAACACGTTTGCTGTCTATCTGAAGGAGCGTGTGGCTCCCTGCGCCCGCAAAGGAACGATCAAAGAATCCCGACTTGTCCAGATCAGAGAAGCTCCCGCCACTGAATATGAGCTCCGTGCTATTGCTCAGGAGTGTCTTGAGCGTGCTAAACGTCACCCTGATGGATTTGTCGAGGTTGAGATGCCTGGGGTTACTGTGTCCCAGATCGGCTCGATGAGGATCACCACGACCCGCCCTCCGTTTTCCGACGGTATCGAGGTAACCGTCGTCCGTCCAACACGCGAGGTCTCCTTTGAGTCCTACAACTTTGCGGCCGCATTGAAGGATCGGCTCAAGGAGGGATCCGGCGGTATGCTCATTGTAGGGACTCCTGGTTCTGGAAAATCCACGCTTGAGCAGAACATTGCGATCTATCTAGGCGGTCAGAACTTCATCGTCAAGACCATTGAGTCGCCCCGTGACCTGATGGTTCCAGATAGCATCACTCAGTATACAGCCCTTGATGGAAGTATCGCCGCAACCGGTGAGGTCCTGACCCTGCTCCGTCCCGATTACGTCATCTTTGACGAGATGCGGAGAAGTGAAGAGTTATCGGTTTTTGCCGATCTCCGTCTGTCCGGCATCAAAGTGATCGGCGGTCTCCATGCGAAGTCCGCACTGGACGCAATGATACGCCTTGCAAGTCTCGTCGATCTCAATCTCATCCCGCAGATCGTTGCCACGATGGTGTTTGTGAAAACCGGGGACATCTCGGAAATTTACAATGTCTCGACCGGGTTTGGTGTGCCCAAAGCCCTTGAACAGATCGGCGACCCGCAGATCCGCCCTATCGTCAGACTTACCAATATTATAACTCAGGAAACTGCCGCCGAAGCGTTCAGATATGAAGGAGAAGTTATGGTCACACCCGCCGCCGGTCTTCCAAAAGTCAGCCCGGTCGTTGTTCCAAAAACTATTCCCGCTCCTGTGCCCGCTCCGTCTCCGGCTCCAAAAGCACAAGCTCCTGTAGTTCCTGAGCCGCCGACCGTTCAGGAGGAGCGTTCAGCTCCCCCGGTCCATTCCATGCCAACCTATGAGGTCACTGATGACAACCCGGCATGGATCGTTCTGGAAAAGGAAATCCAGAATGAAATCCGTAGGTTCACCGAAGGCGACATTGTTGTCCGTATGATAACTGACACTAAAGCCGCAGTCTATATCGAAGACGCCGATGTTCCTGCAGCAATTGGTAAAGCCGGCAAAAACATCGCGGCTGTTGTCAGTAAAGTTGGCGTCGGAATCGATGTTCGCCCACTAAGCGACCTTCCGGGACGGGAGGTCCTATTCAATGATGTGCCGGCGCCCATTACAGGGTATGCCGGATTTAAGATCAAAAGCGAGAAAAAACAGTTATCCATCATCTGTCCGGATTATGCGGGTAAAATCGTAGATCTTTTCTCAGGAAAAGAGTATCTATTTACTGCAACTGTTGATGATTACGGAGAAATCCATCTCGCACGCAACTCTAGTATCGCTATGGAAATGATAAGGCGCTACGGTGCCGAAGAGGAACTTAAAATCCGTCCCGTCGATTAA
- a CDS encoding proteasome assembly chaperone family protein, which produces MEKSSEGSNGGTRCTVNAFNAGDDPLVRVAAEIPSSKETVLIAGFPGSGLVGSIAVQYLVESLSFTHIGDIVSPLLPAVSLATAGLAQAPLRLYEKGGMLVVLSDVPISDEGSCLIPSKLLEWLCARTVVTEIILIGGVVTGGDGERVFGVATTLEGVEKIRPNCQILPALNITGITGGFLTEACMRKIPATGFLVETNFDVDPRASAAGLSVISSIYSLGLDVDPLIAQADSIEPMLQKLAEDVKKSDVPPTSFDGDIMYG; this is translated from the coding sequence ATGGAAAAAAGTTCAGAAGGCAGTAACGGCGGCACAAGATGTACGGTTAATGCCTTTAACGCAGGAGACGATCCTCTGGTCCGTGTCGCGGCTGAGATCCCCTCATCTAAAGAGACCGTTCTCATTGCAGGATTCCCGGGTTCCGGCCTTGTCGGGAGCATAGCCGTTCAATATCTTGTGGAATCATTATCCTTCACCCATATTGGTGATATCGTCAGCCCGCTTCTGCCTGCCGTCTCTCTCGCGACAGCCGGCCTTGCTCAGGCTCCTCTACGTCTCTATGAAAAGGGGGGAATGCTTGTTGTTCTGTCTGATGTTCCTATCTCCGACGAGGGGTCGTGCCTGATCCCGTCCAAGCTTCTGGAATGGCTATGTGCTCGTACGGTCGTTACCGAGATCATTTTGATCGGGGGCGTTGTGACCGGCGGTGACGGTGAGCGGGTGTTCGGTGTTGCAACGACCTTGGAAGGTGTTGAAAAAATCAGACCAAATTGCCAGATACTTCCTGCCCTCAATATAACCGGTATCACCGGGGGATTCCTGACGGAAGCCTGCATGCGAAAAATACCTGCCACGGGTTTTCTTGTCGAAACAAATTTTGATGTCGATCCGCGTGCCTCTGCAGCCGGTCTCTCAGTGATCAGCTCGATCTACAGCCTTGGACTTGATGTCGACCCTCTCATCGCGCAGGCTGATTCCATTGAGCCTATGCTTCAGAAACTTGCAGAGGATGTGAAAAAAAGTGATGTCCCCCCCACGTCGTTCGATGGGGATATAATGTATGGGTAA
- the hisF gene encoding imidazole glycerol phosphate synthase subunit HisF: protein MGLTRRIIPCLDLKAGRVVKGVNFEGLRDAGDPVELAARYNEQGADEVVFLDIAASKDNRDTMVDVIGRAADQLFLPLTVGGGIRTVKDIQEILRAGADKVSLNTSAVKTPEVINEGSRLFGNQCIVLAEDVRRNYEMREGVTPIHLADGRVCWYEVVIYGGSERTGIDAVSWAQNGVKRGAGEILLTSMETDGVKTGFDLEITAAISDNVDVPVIASGGVGTLEHFYDGFVKGKADACLAASVFHYGEMTIRDVKEYLASRGVLVRL from the coding sequence ATGGGACTTACCCGGCGAATCATTCCCTGTCTTGATCTGAAAGCAGGACGGGTGGTAAAGGGAGTAAATTTTGAAGGGCTTCGCGATGCAGGCGATCCTGTCGAACTTGCCGCACGATATAATGAACAGGGTGCCGATGAGGTCGTGTTTCTGGATATTGCGGCCTCGAAGGACAACCGCGATACAATGGTCGATGTGATCGGTCGGGCAGCCGATCAACTTTTCCTCCCACTTACGGTCGGCGGTGGGATCCGCACGGTCAAAGACATCCAGGAGATCCTGCGTGCCGGAGCTGATAAGGTAAGTCTGAACACTTCTGCGGTAAAAACACCCGAAGTAATAAATGAAGGATCCCGTTTGTTCGGGAACCAGTGTATTGTACTTGCCGAGGACGTTCGGAGAAATTATGAGATGCGTGAGGGTGTGACCCCGATACATCTCGCCGACGGTCGGGTCTGCTGGTATGAGGTAGTCATCTACGGGGGAAGTGAGCGAACCGGTATCGATGCCGTTTCATGGGCGCAGAACGGGGTCAAAAGAGGTGCCGGTGAGATCCTGCTTACGTCAATGGAAACCGACGGTGTGAAGACCGGTTTCGATCTGGAGATCACCGCGGCCATCTCGGATAATGTCGATGTTCCGGTGATTGCATCCGGCGGTGTCGGGACTTTGGAACATTTCTATGACGGTTTTGTCAAAGGAAAAGCCGATGCCTGTCTTGCGGCAAGTGTGTTCCATTACGGCGAGATGACAATTCGGGATGTCAAAGAGTACCTGGCATCCCGCGGCGTTTTGGTCCGGTTGTAA
- a CDS encoding patatin family protein, which produces MYSAGLILEGGGMRAAYTAGVIDALIDNKLEFTSCYGVSSGACHGASYLSKQRGRAYRTMTDYMGDKQYFSYWNLFTKGDLLGPEMVFHIIPEQLDPFDYDEYNKYPGKFYCVATNCETGEAEYFHLKIMEEDVEMLHASSALPILAKKVKIGENYYFDGGIIDSIPIKRSIDDGNVKNVLVLTQDAVYQKKYDKATPILKIAYPKYPKMVEMVATRHIRYNEALELITQEEAAGRAFVIRPKKPVTVSRIKFNKEKIALLYDEGYHDAMEKIDDLIAFLEK; this is translated from the coding sequence ATGTATTCTGCTGGACTGATTTTAGAAGGAGGGGGTATGCGCGCAGCATATACGGCAGGGGTCATCGACGCTTTGATCGACAACAAGCTGGAATTTACTTCATGCTACGGCGTTTCTTCCGGGGCCTGTCATGGTGCCAGTTATCTCTCCAAGCAGAGGGGAAGGGCATATCGTACCATGACTGATTATATGGGAGATAAACAGTACTTCAGCTACTGGAATTTATTTACCAAAGGGGATCTTTTAGGTCCTGAAATGGTCTTTCACATAATCCCGGAACAACTTGATCCCTTTGATTATGATGAATATAACAAATATCCTGGTAAGTTTTACTGTGTTGCGACAAATTGTGAGACGGGCGAAGCTGAATATTTTCATCTGAAAATCATGGAGGAGGATGTAGAGATGCTCCATGCATCAAGTGCTCTTCCGATCCTTGCCAAAAAAGTAAAAATAGGTGAGAACTATTATTTTGATGGGGGAATAATCGATTCTATCCCTATCAAACGTTCAATTGACGATGGAAATGTGAAAAATGTTCTTGTTCTGACACAGGATGCGGTTTATCAAAAGAAATATGATAAGGCGACGCCTATTCTGAAAATTGCCTACCCAAAGTATCCGAAAATGGTTGAGATGGTTGCTACCCGCCACATCAGATATAACGAGGCTCTGGAACTTATTACCCAAGAAGAAGCTGCAGGAAGAGCATTTGTTATCCGTCCAAAAAAACCGGTCACTGTCTCCCGAATTAAGTTCAACAAGGAAAAAATTGCCCTTCTCTATGATGAAGGATATCATGATGCAATGGAAAAAATTGATGATCTGATCGCATTTCTGGAGAAGTAA
- a CDS encoding GTP-binding protein, producing MGLEEDIRSIEDEIKNTKYNKATSQHIGRLKAKLAKIKDDMILRAIKSVGGGEGFAVKKSGDGTIVLVGFPSVGKSTLLNKLTGAQSETASYAFTTLTVVPGLMEYKGAKIQILDIPGLIAGAAMGKGRGKEVIAVVRTADLIVILGDVFNAVHVDVLMQELYDAGIRINKPKPDITIKKTGGGGIRLNRVGAVKLGLEEVRAILSENKIMNADVLMRGSTINQDDLVDAMQGNRLYIPAFIAINKVDLISEAQREEVEEHMREKYGVDPIMISAHKGYHIQELQDAIYDHLGFVRIYMKPYGEDADMEEPMIMREGSTIEDICHRLHRDFVDQFRYAKIWGTSVKHDAAKVGLKHVVEDNDIVTIVTKL from the coding sequence ATGGGACTCGAAGAAGATATTCGCTCAATTGAGGACGAAATAAAAAATACCAAATACAACAAAGCAACCTCGCAGCACATTGGGCGTCTGAAAGCGAAACTCGCTAAAATAAAAGACGACATGATTCTGCGTGCAATTAAGTCTGTAGGCGGGGGAGAGGGGTTTGCAGTAAAGAAATCCGGAGACGGAACTATCGTTCTGGTTGGATTTCCATCAGTCGGTAAATCGACACTCTTGAATAAACTTACCGGAGCGCAGAGTGAAACTGCTTCCTACGCATTCACCACGCTCACCGTAGTTCCAGGACTGATGGAATACAAAGGCGCAAAGATCCAGATCCTGGATATCCCCGGACTGATTGCCGGTGCTGCGATGGGTAAAGGCAGGGGAAAGGAAGTTATCGCCGTCGTTCGAACGGCTGACCTGATCGTGATTCTGGGCGATGTATTCAACGCAGTGCATGTGGATGTGCTGATGCAGGAACTATACGACGCAGGCATCCGGATTAACAAACCGAAGCCGGATATTACCATCAAAAAGACCGGAGGGGGAGGTATCAGACTGAACAGGGTCGGTGCAGTAAAACTCGGACTTGAGGAAGTCCGCGCCATTCTTTCCGAAAATAAAATCATGAACGCTGATGTTCTGATGCGCGGCAGTACCATAAACCAGGATGACCTCGTGGATGCAATGCAGGGAAACAGGCTTTACATCCCGGCATTCATCGCTATCAACAAAGTGGATTTGATCAGTGAGGCACAGCGGGAAGAGGTAGAAGAACATATGCGGGAGAAATACGGTGTCGACCCGATCATGATCTCCGCACATAAAGGCTACCATATCCAGGAGTTACAGGATGCAATCTACGACCACCTCGGTTTCGTCAGGATCTACATGAAGCCGTATGGCGAAGATGCAGATATGGAAGAGCCGATGATCATGCGTGAAGGAAGTACGATTGAGGATATCTGTCACAGACTTCACCGTGATTTCGTTGATCAGTTCAGATATGCGAAGATCTGGGGAACCTCAGTCAAGCATGATGCGGCCAAGGTTGGTCTAAAGCATGTGGTCGAGGATAATGATATCGTAACAATCGTTACGAAGTTATGA
- a CDS encoding class I SAM-dependent methyltransferase translates to MGWQTDYQMRGPRWAGPSYLLPEMPAGNLILETGCGNGKTLSSLGPNAIGIDISPTAVKLAGSSALVGDIRFLPFNDEIFDIIFCWHVLGHLSSSERRTAADEMLRVLKPGGVLYFKDFSRNDFRYGKGAEVEPSSFLRGDGIVTHYFEPEELLSLFGPSVISTASWDLRIKGVNNHREEILLSHKKTNTE, encoded by the coding sequence ATGGGATGGCAGACTGATTATCAGATGCGTGGCCCCCGATGGGCAGGTCCCTCTTATTTACTGCCGGAGATGCCTGCGGGCAATCTCATTCTTGAGACCGGATGCGGGAACGGAAAAACACTCAGTTCACTCGGACCGAATGCAATCGGGATCGACATCTCCCCGACTGCTGTAAAACTTGCCGGATCCTCGGCGCTGGTTGGCGACATCCGTTTTCTTCCGTTCAACGATGAAATTTTTGATATAATATTCTGCTGGCACGTCCTGGGACATCTTTCATCCTCGGAAAGGAGAACTGCGGCTGATGAGATGCTCCGAGTTTTGAAACCCGGAGGTGTTTTGTATTTCAAAGATTTTTCCAGAAACGATTTTCGGTATGGAAAAGGGGCCGAGGTCGAACCTTCATCATTTTTGCGGGGTGACGGGATCGTCACGCATTATTTCGAGCCTGAGGAACTCCTTTCTCTTTTCGGTCCGTCCGTTATATCCACTGCATCATGGGATCTTCGGATAAAAGGTGTGAACAACCACAGAGAAGAGATTCTCTTATCTCATAAAAAAACCAATACAGAATAA
- a CDS encoding DUF5611 family protein, with product MQEYEVKRGNTSDLEDRIKAGFSDIFGVKPTVKDGHYMISYGSMSRLEIWTGEKNKTVMVDTETNATILALPDEQADPIILDTNKKFRSYLDLITCFTTKERVKRAKKAAEKEE from the coding sequence ATGCAGGAATACGAAGTCAAGCGCGGAAACACCAGTGACCTCGAAGATAGGATCAAAGCAGGGTTTTCGGATATTTTCGGCGTCAAACCAACGGTAAAAGACGGACATTACATGATCTCCTACGGGAGCATGTCGCGCCTTGAGATCTGGACTGGAGAGAAGAACAAAACTGTGATGGTCGACACTGAAACGAATGCAACGATCCTTGCACTCCCGGATGAACAGGCAGACCCCATCATCTTGGACACAAATAAGAAGTTCCGGAGTTATCTCGATTTAATCACCTGTTTTACCACAAAGGAACGAGTCAAACGGGCAAAGAAAGCGGCCGAAAAAGAAGAATAA
- a CDS encoding patatin family protein — protein MYSAGLIFEGGGMRGAYTTGVIDAFLDNDLEFSSCYGVSVGACNAASFIAKQRRRAYRVTTDYIGDKRYCSILSLLRSGNLFGPEMLYHIIPEQLDPYDYDAFARYPGKLSVVATNCETGEAEYFHLKNMREEVEMLQASSSLPLLAKIVRIDGKEYLDGGVVDSIPIQRSIADGNSKNVVVLTQDITYRKEPMKIVPLLKIFYRNYPNLVHQLATRHARYNQTLDFLAQEESAGRAFVIRPKKPVNIGRVETNKTKLAALYDDGYRETMGRMEDLIAFLEK, from the coding sequence ATGTATTCTGCAGGACTGATCTTTGAAGGCGGCGGTATGCGTGGAGCATATACGACAGGGGTTATTGATGCATTTCTGGATAATGATCTGGAATTTTCCAGTTGTTACGGCGTTTCTGTCGGTGCCTGCAATGCTGCATCTTTTATCGCCAAACAGCGCAGGCGGGCATACCGGGTAACGACTGATTATATTGGAGATAAACGATACTGCAGTATCCTGAGTCTTCTGAGATCCGGAAATTTATTTGGTCCGGAGATGCTTTATCACATCATTCCCGAGCAGCTCGATCCGTATGATTATGATGCGTTTGCCCGGTATCCTGGAAAATTATCAGTCGTCGCCACCAACTGTGAGACCGGCGAAGCTGAATATTTTCATCTGAAAAATATGCGTGAAGAGGTGGAAATGCTTCAGGCCTCAAGTTCTCTCCCGCTCCTTGCAAAAATAGTCAGGATTGATGGAAAAGAATACCTGGACGGCGGAGTGGTCGATTCGATCCCAATTCAGCGGTCCATCGCTGATGGGAACTCCAAAAACGTCGTCGTCCTGACTCAGGATATCACCTATCGGAAGGAACCAATGAAGATCGTTCCGCTTCTGAAAATATTCTATAGAAATTATCCTAATCTTGTTCACCAGCTTGCCACCCGGCATGCCCGGTATAACCAGACCTTGGATTTTCTCGCGCAGGAGGAATCTGCAGGCCGGGCGTTTGTGATCCGTCCGAAAAAACCGGTGAACATTGGCAGAGTTGAGACAAACAAAACGAAGCTTGCTGCCCTCTATGATGATGGATATCGTGAAACGATGGGAAGAATGGAAGATCTGATCGCGTTTCTGGAAAAGTGA
- the leuS gene encoding leucine--tRNA ligase: protein MANTLVMTEIEPEIRSEWIPAFESNPDETKDKLYVNVAFPYPSGAMHVGHGRTYIIPDVIARFWRMQGKQVLFPMAFHVTGAPVLGIAKRIAKKDAKTLKLYGELYRVPQDTLANFTDPITIVNYFADEYERVMKQLGLSIDWRRRFTTIIPQYSKFIEWQYTHIHGQGKVLKGEYPVRYCPACDQPVGDHDLLEGESAEIMHFVFVMYQFGEFQIPCATLRPETIFGVTNLWANPETRYIKAEVDGQKWIISPEAAEKLRMQKHTVVELSTLQGTELIDKFAKNLYTGADVQILPASFVDPDMGSGLVMSVPAHAPFDYIALRDLQEKGKYTDIKAIPLVTVPNYGKVPAQDIIEKNKIPNQDDPRMDDLTQELYTAEFSKGKLNEACGIHAGKSVRQAREDVTREFTEERGSIIFHEMSQKRVTCRCGGRVYVKILDDQWFLNYGDQAWKDQVHEQLPKVELVPPEVRAEFERTIDWLKEWPCSRRVGLGTHVPWDPKWLFEPLSDSTVYMAYYTIAHKVSSIPAEKLTPAVFDYIFLGKGDPAEMPVDEATLNELRSEFMYWYPYDYRFSAKDLISNHLTFQLFHHKAIFPDNLQPKGMVVFGMGLLNGMKMSSSKGNVFLLEDAANEFGADTVRMFLVGSAEPWQDFDWRNELVLSVKKQIERMWQIILDSSDASGTTPIDAWLVSRMQQRIAATTKCLRSFQTRQALQEAYNGVVSDLAWYRRRLPEGSSGGAVQKEVMSEWIRLMAPIIPYTTEKLWKETGHEGLVSFAEWPVADESKINKSVEISESLLQRTIEDIQSILKLVQIEAAKVTLFIAPQWKRHLFSIVAGAEDKRNVVKTVMADESLRAKGKEATDASLQTVKLIHSLSPELVSAIAEGVDEEAIFQAASAFIEKECRLVVEIVSAEGSAHPKAKSALPFKPALVIE from the coding sequence ATGGCAAATACCCTGGTAATGACCGAAATCGAACCGGAGATCCGCAGCGAGTGGATTCCCGCCTTCGAATCAAATCCTGATGAAACAAAAGACAAACTTTACGTAAACGTAGCATTTCCGTATCCGAGCGGTGCAATGCATGTAGGACACGGGAGGACCTACATCATCCCCGATGTGATCGCCCGGTTCTGGAGGATGCAGGGAAAGCAGGTGCTTTTCCCGATGGCATTCCACGTCACCGGAGCTCCTGTTCTTGGAATCGCAAAACGCATCGCAAAAAAAGATGCAAAAACTCTCAAGCTCTACGGTGAACTCTATCGTGTCCCACAGGATACTCTTGCAAACTTCACCGATCCGATCACGATCGTGAACTACTTCGCCGATGAGTATGAGCGGGTCATGAAACAGCTCGGCCTTTCCATCGATTGGAGACGCCGGTTCACGACCATCATCCCCCAATACAGTAAGTTCATCGAATGGCAGTACACCCACATCCATGGTCAGGGCAAGGTCCTGAAAGGGGAATATCCTGTTAGATACTGCCCGGCATGTGATCAGCCAGTTGGCGACCACGACCTTCTTGAAGGTGAATCTGCTGAGATCATGCACTTTGTGTTTGTGATGTATCAGTTTGGCGAGTTCCAGATTCCGTGTGCCACTCTCCGTCCCGAAACCATCTTCGGGGTAACAAACCTCTGGGCAAATCCGGAGACCAGATACATCAAAGCGGAAGTTGATGGTCAGAAATGGATCATCAGCCCGGAAGCAGCTGAAAAACTCCGGATGCAGAAACACACCGTTGTTGAGCTCTCTACCCTCCAAGGAACCGAACTGATCGATAAATTTGCGAAGAATCTCTATACTGGCGCTGATGTTCAGATCCTTCCAGCCTCCTTCGTAGACCCGGATATGGGGTCCGGTCTTGTGATGAGTGTTCCGGCCCACGCTCCGTTTGATTATATTGCACTGCGTGATCTCCAGGAAAAAGGAAAGTATACTGATATCAAGGCGATCCCTCTGGTCACTGTTCCAAACTATGGAAAGGTCCCGGCACAGGACATCATCGAGAAGAACAAGATCCCGAACCAGGACGATCCGCGGATGGATGACCTGACGCAGGAACTTTACACTGCTGAGTTCTCGAAAGGAAAACTCAACGAAGCCTGTGGAATCCATGCAGGAAAATCCGTCCGTCAGGCACGTGAGGATGTAACCCGCGAGTTCACGGAAGAACGCGGATCGATCATCTTCCATGAGATGAGTCAGAAGCGTGTGACCTGCCGCTGCGGCGGACGTGTGTATGTCAAGATTCTGGATGACCAGTGGTTCCTGAATTACGGTGATCAGGCGTGGAAAGATCAGGTCCACGAGCAGCTGCCGAAGGTGGAGCTCGTTCCGCCGGAGGTTCGTGCCGAGTTCGAGCGGACGATCGACTGGCTCAAAGAATGGCCGTGCTCCCGCCGTGTTGGTCTCGGGACCCATGTTCCATGGGATCCGAAGTGGCTGTTCGAGCCTCTCTCAGACTCTACCGTCTACATGGCCTACTACACTATTGCCCACAAGGTCTCCAGCATCCCGGCCGAGAAACTCACACCCGCGGTCTTTGATTATATTTTCCTTGGAAAGGGCGACCCGGCAGAAATGCCTGTAGATGAGGCTACCTTAAATGAACTCCGTTCCGAGTTCATGTACTGGTACCCATACGATTACCGGTTCAGTGCAAAGGATCTTATCTCGAATCACCTGACCTTCCAGCTTTTCCACCACAAGGCGATCTTCCCGGACAACCTCCAGCCAAAAGGCATGGTCGTTTTCGGGATGGGTCTCTTAAATGGTATGAAGATGTCATCTTCGAAAGGAAACGTTTTCCTTCTGGAAGATGCGGCAAACGAGTTTGGGGCAGATACCGTGCGTATGTTCCTTGTCGGCTCCGCCGAGCCCTGGCAGGACTTCGACTGGAGAAACGAGCTTGTTCTCTCCGTCAAGAAACAGATCGAGCGGATGTGGCAGATCATTCTGGATTCATCGGATGCTTCCGGAACCACGCCGATCGATGCGTGGCTCGTATCCCGCATGCAGCAGAGGATTGCAGCAACGACGAAGTGTCTCCGATCCTTCCAGACCAGACAGGCTCTGCAGGAAGCATACAACGGTGTTGTCTCGGATCTTGCATGGTACCGCAGAAGGCTCCCGGAGGGTTCATCCGGCGGTGCTGTTCAGAAGGAGGTCATGTCTGAGTGGATCCGTCTGATGGCCCCGATCATTCCGTATACGACAGAAAAACTCTGGAAGGAAACCGGTCACGAGGGTCTTGTTTCATTCGCAGAATGGCCTGTAGCTGATGAGTCAAAGATCAACAAATCTGTTGAGATCTCTGAGTCTCTCCTTCAGAGAACGATCGAGGATATCCAGTCTATCTTAAAACTTGTTCAGATCGAGGCGGCAAAGGTCACGCTCTTCATCGCCCCGCAGTGGAAGCGTCATCTCTTCTCTATCGTAGCAGGCGCCGAGGATAAGAGAAATGTGGTCAAGACAGTCATGGCTGACGAGTCGCTCCGTGCAAAAGGAAAAGAGGCGACCGATGCTTCTCTCCAGACAGTAAAGCTGATCCACTCCCTCTCACCTGAACTGGTTTCTGCCATCGCAGAGGGTGTTGATGAGGAAGCTATCTTCCAGGCAGCGTCCGCCTTTATTGAAAAGGAATGCAGACTCGTTGTTGAGATCGTCTCCGCCGAGGGAAGTGCCCACCCGAAAGCAAAATCAGCATTACCGTTCAAGCCTGCACTTGTTATCGAGTGA
- the hisI gene encoding phosphoribosyl-AMP cyclohydrolase, which translates to MPDLFPSLNYTDGLIPVIVQDVRTNQVLMFAFANEEAVSLTLSTGYAHYFSRSRNKLWKKGEESGHLQKIVRVCVDCDEDCLLYLVEQTGCACHEGYVSCFFRTIDGEVILPRFKDPADIYSQ; encoded by the coding sequence ATGCCGGATCTTTTTCCCTCACTCAACTACACTGACGGGCTCATTCCTGTGATCGTTCAGGACGTCAGGACCAATCAGGTCCTCATGTTTGCTTTTGCCAATGAGGAAGCGGTTTCTCTTACGTTGTCAACAGGATATGCTCACTACTTCAGCCGTTCACGAAATAAACTCTGGAAAAAAGGTGAGGAGTCAGGTCACCTGCAGAAAATCGTCCGGGTCTGTGTTGACTGTGATGAAGACTGTCTGTTATATCTGGTCGAACAGACCGGGTGTGCCTGTCACGAGGGATATGTCAGCTGTTTTTTCCGAACGATCGACGGCGAGGTGATTCTTCCGAGATTTAAGGATCCGGCAGATATCTACTCCCAGTGA